A section of the Phaseolus vulgaris cultivar G19833 chromosome 8, P. vulgaris v2.0, whole genome shotgun sequence genome encodes:
- the LOC137825929 gene encoding 6,7,8-trihydroxycoumarin synthase-like, whose protein sequence is MLPLLFILFSLPFMAVILLNNQRAKNKPSRPRPPGPRGLPIIGNLHQLDSSKLNFQLGQRSKVYGPLFSLKMGFKQAIVVSSPKLAKEILKDHDLDVCTRPPSLGPLKLTYNGQEMIFSPYNDYWREIRKICVVHFFSSKRMSSFSSVRKSEVKKMMEIVSGHHRSSKVTNLSEVLMSVSSGIICRVAFGRKYDEEGSERSRFHGLLNDSQAMLISFFVSDYIPFLGWIDKLTGLFGRLQNTFKALDVFFQEVIDDHLDPNRVEQNEEKDIVDVLLELKKHGRLSINLTHDQIKAIILDILVAGTDTTAATSVWVMTGLMKNPRAMAKAQEEIKNVCGNKEFIEEEDVEKLVYLQAVIKETLRFYPPAPLVPREAIRGFRIDGYEIEPKTIVYVNGWAIQRDPEAWKDPEEYLPERFLKNEIDFNGQDFKFIPFGAGRRICPGISLGMASVVLIIANLLNSFHWELPAGMKPEHIDTEGLPGLARHKKNHLFVVAKKRT, encoded by the exons ATGCTACCACTTTTGTTCATTCTCTTTTCTCTTCCGTTCATGGCAGTGATCCTCTTGAACAACCAGAGAGCCAAAAACAAGCCATCAAGGCCTCGTCCACCAGGACCTAGAGGCCTTCCCATAATTGGTAATCTTCACCAACTTGACAGTTCAAAATTGAATTTCCAACTGGGGCAGCGCTCCAAGGTGTATGGTCCCCTTTTCTCCCTCAAAATGGGCTTCAAGCAAGCCATTGTTGTTTCCTCTCCAAAACTAGCCAAGGAGATCCTCAAAGACCATGATCTTGATGTCTGCACCAGGCCTCCCTCGCTTGGCCCTCTAAAACTCACGTACAATGGGCAAGAGATGATTTTCTCTCCCTACAACGACTACTGGAGAGAAATTAGAAAAATCTGTGTGGTTCATTTCTTCAGCTCCAAACGGATGTCCAGCTTTTCCAGTGTGAGAAAATCtgaagtaaaaaaaatgatgGAGATTGTATCTGGGCATCATCGTTCTTCCAAAGTAACCAACTTGAGTGAGGTTTTAATGTCGGTCTCAAGCGGTATTATTTGTAGGGTTGCCTTTGGGAGAAAGTACGATGAAGAAGGATCTGAGAGAAGCAGGTTCCATGGGCTGCTAAATGACTCACAGGCTATGTTGATTTCTTTCTTTGTCTCCGATTACATTCCGTTCTTGGGGTGGATTGATAAACTCACCGGCTTGTTTGGCCGTCTTCAAAACACTTTCAAGGCCTTGGATGTGTTCTTCCAAGAAGTCATTGACGACCACCTAGATCCAAACAGGGTCGAACAAAATGAAGAGAAGGATATCGTTGATGTGTTGCTTGAGCTTAAGAAGCATGGTCGCTTGTCTATAAACCTCACCCATGATCAAATCAAAGCTATCATCTTG GACATACTTGTAGCAGGAACTGACACAACTGCAGCCACCTCCGTGTGGGTGATGACTGGATTGATGAAGAACCCAAGAGCaatggctaaagctcaagaagaaattaaaaatgtgtGTGGCAACAAGGAGTTTATAGAGGAAGAGGATGTTGAAAAGCTTGTATATCTGCAGGCAGTGATAAAAGAGACACTGAGGTTTTATCCACCAGCACCACTGGTGCCAAGAGAAGCCATTAGAGGTTTTAGAATAGATGGGTATGAAATAGAACCTAAGACAATAGTGTATGTGAACGGTTGGGCCATTCAGAGGGACCCTGAAGCTTGGAAAGACCCAGAAGAATATTTGCCAGAGAGGTTTTTGAAGAATGAGATAGATTTTAACGGACAAGATTTTAAGTTTATTCCGTTCGGTGCAGGGCGTAGAATTTGCCCTGGCATTTCACTGGGAATGGCATCAGTGGTGCTCATAATTGCAAATCTTCTTAATTCATTCCACTGGGAATTGCCCGCAGGGATGAAACCTGAACACATAGACACTGAGGGGCTGCCAGGACTTGCTCGACACAAGAAGAATCATCTTTTTGTTGTTGCTAAGAAACGTACTTGA